A genomic stretch from Prochlorococcus marinus str. MIT 9312 includes:
- a CDS encoding cupin domain-containing protein, which translates to MKLKKFIPLCFLFIGTLALPYPSLADEKIEVIPIIQSSKGLSGKNFNYLEGKPELRLLKVKIPVGLKTPIHTHPSPMLIHVTRGRLKHVRGEEINFFKAGDAFIESNNGGPHYVKNVGKKPVILHVGVVSVVGMPTTINK; encoded by the coding sequence ATGAAATTAAAAAAATTTATTCCATTATGTTTCCTTTTTATTGGGACTTTAGCCTTACCATACCCATCTCTTGCTGATGAAAAGATTGAAGTTATACCTATTATTCAAAGTTCAAAAGGACTTAGTGGTAAAAATTTTAATTATCTCGAGGGTAAGCCTGAATTAAGACTTTTAAAAGTAAAGATTCCAGTTGGCTTGAAAACTCCAATTCATACTCATCCTTCCCCAATGTTGATTCATGTCACCAGAGGAAGATTAAAACATGTGAGGGGTGAAGAAATTAATTTTTTTAAAGCGGGTGATGCATTTATAGAGAGTAATAATGGGGGCCCCCACTATGTGAAGAATGTTGGAAAGAAGCCGGTCATACTTCATGTGGGAGTTGTATCTGTAGTTGGAATGCCTACGACCATAAATAAATAA